Proteins encoded together in one Solidesulfovibrio fructosivorans JJ] window:
- a CDS encoding DegT/DnrJ/EryC1/StrS family aminotransferase has protein sequence MQVEFYRHSLEEKDMDNVLAVLRSVFLTSGPVGAKFEAKFADFTGIPHVVALSSCSGAMHLTLLALGLAPGDEVITTPMTFIATSTVIMHCGAKPVYVDVEPDTGLLDASKVEAAITPRTKGILPVHLYGAMCDMKALAAIAQKHNLFIVEDCAHAIECSRDGVRPGEMSEASCYSFYATKNLTCGEGGAIACHGADMAALARQLANHGMSKNASGRYHGKYEHWDMVAEGWKYNLDDIRAALLVDQLDRLRGLRQRRQAIVDRYDAGFAGAPGITRPRAPGTSAHHLYTLWVDPERRDAILHELKGRGIGVAVNYRAIHTLTHLRNTLGYAPEDFPEAYRIGLSTITLPLYPKLADDQIDYVIETVRDVAK, from the coding sequence ATGCAGGTTGAGTTCTACCGTCACAGCCTCGAGGAAAAGGACATGGACAATGTCCTTGCCGTCCTGCGCTCCGTTTTTCTGACCTCCGGCCCGGTCGGAGCCAAGTTCGAGGCCAAGTTCGCCGATTTCACCGGCATCCCCCACGTGGTGGCCCTGTCCTCCTGCTCCGGGGCCATGCACCTGACCCTGCTCGCCCTGGGCCTCGCCCCGGGCGACGAGGTCATCACCACGCCCATGACCTTCATCGCCACCTCCACGGTCATCATGCACTGCGGGGCCAAGCCCGTGTACGTGGACGTGGAGCCCGACACCGGACTGCTCGACGCGTCCAAGGTCGAAGCCGCCATCACGCCCCGCACCAAGGGCATTCTGCCCGTGCACCTCTACGGGGCCATGTGCGACATGAAGGCCCTTGCCGCCATCGCCCAAAAACACAACCTCTTCATCGTCGAGGACTGCGCCCACGCCATCGAATGCTCCCGCGACGGCGTGCGCCCGGGCGAAATGTCCGAGGCCTCGTGCTACAGCTTCTACGCCACGAAAAATCTCACCTGCGGCGAGGGCGGGGCTATCGCCTGCCACGGCGCCGACATGGCCGCCCTGGCCCGGCAGCTCGCCAACCACGGCATGAGCAAGAACGCCTCGGGCCGCTACCACGGCAAATACGAACACTGGGACATGGTGGCCGAAGGCTGGAAGTACAACCTGGACGATATCCGGGCCGCCCTGCTCGTGGACCAGCTCGACCGCCTGCGCGGCCTGCGGCAGCGCCGGCAGGCCATCGTCGACCGCTACGACGCCGGATTCGCCGGCGCGCCGGGCATCACCCGCCCCCGCGCCCCCGGCACCTCGGCCCACCACCTCTACACCCTCTGGGTCGACCCCGAACGCCGCGACGCCATCCTCCACGAACTGAAAGGGCGCGGCATCGGCGTGGCCGTCAACTACCGGGCCATCCACACCCTCACCCACCTGCGCAACACCCTTGGCTACGCCCCCGAGGACTTTCCCGAAGCCTACCGCATCGGCCTCTCGACCATCACCCTGCCGCTGTACCCGAAACTCGCCGACGACCAGATCGACTACGTCATCGAAACCGTCCGCGATGTCGCGAAGTAG
- a CDS encoding DUF6976 family protein, which yields MRQTISKVADVKQLIESGRKLLLAGDEDALRQLPQGDWIGGTIPYFISSDKGGMSSRELICATDITDMVSSVEIVGYDEASLARVYAEGPKHGFSFIIIPAASKTHLSFALNGPNYKDFGVRPLIGWIAGVHLSDLGKKTPKVINGRTGDVIEEGALVLQAQLPEGKVAEIGIINLFEQGDGDILTFTSDDFAAKDVMVNGEKRNFAAYIVKNKLDTKLPLVADYYGAMVNISFQDVDEVEGQVKFYAPVFSGIRYKHAKPVADYVKEFNNRLSKECSIESDRVAFSCNCILNYLYSELEGKKTEPFTGPVTFGEIAYQLLNQTLVYLEIMDV from the coding sequence ATGCGACAAACTATTTCCAAAGTAGCTGATGTCAAGCAGTTGATCGAGTCGGGACGCAAGCTTCTTCTGGCCGGTGACGAGGACGCCCTGCGCCAGCTGCCCCAAGGCGACTGGATCGGCGGCACGATCCCGTATTTCATTTCCAGCGACAAGGGCGGCATGTCCAGCCGTGAGCTCATCTGCGCCACGGACATCACCGACATGGTCAGCTCCGTCGAGATCGTGGGCTACGACGAGGCGAGCCTGGCCCGCGTGTACGCCGAGGGCCCCAAGCACGGCTTCAGCTTCATCATCATCCCCGCCGCCAGCAAGACCCATCTGTCTTTTGCCCTGAACGGCCCCAACTATAAAGATTTCGGCGTCCGGCCGCTGATCGGCTGGATCGCGGGCGTCCATCTTTCCGACCTGGGCAAGAAGACCCCCAAAGTCATCAACGGCCGCACCGGCGACGTGATCGAGGAAGGCGCCCTCGTGCTCCAGGCCCAGCTGCCCGAGGGCAAGGTGGCCGAAATCGGCATCATCAACCTGTTCGAACAGGGCGACGGCGACATTCTGACCTTCACCTCCGACGACTTTGCCGCCAAGGACGTGATGGTCAACGGCGAAAAACGCAACTTCGCCGCCTACATCGTGAAGAACAAGCTCGACACCAAGCTGCCGCTTGTGGCCGACTACTACGGGGCCATGGTCAACATCAGCTTCCAGGACGTCGACGAGGTGGAAGGCCAGGTGAAGTTCTACGCCCCGGTCTTCTCCGGCATCCGCTACAAGCACGCCAAGCCCGTGGCGGATTACGTCAAGGAGTTCAACAACCGCCTGAGCAAGGAATGCTCCATCGAATCCGACCGGGTGGCCTTCTCCTGCAACTGTATTCTCAATTACCTGTATTCCGAACTGGAAGGCAAAAAGACCGAGCCCTTCACCGGACCGGTCACCTTCGGCGAAATCGCCTACCAGCTCCTCAACCAGACCCTGGTCTATCTGGAAATCATGGACGTGTAG
- a CDS encoding lysophospholipid acyltransferase family protein, which translates to MEQSERPHIFSLTPSFGGSFTRRAVALAEPFLAKALSLAPIEDIYRAIPNGLDGGAFVDAVLDAMDVRVRASSEELERIPKSGPVVVVANHPFGGLEGLVLAKMLLTVRPDTRIMANFLLSRIPELRGLFVFVDPFGGSSATGSNIRPLKECLRILRKGGLLGIFPAGAVAHPHLENGRPAISDPAWSATVARLVRKTEATVVPIHFSGRNSRLFQVLGLVHPLLRTAMLPREFYNKCGQAVEARIGTPIRYDRLAKVSSCDEEADTCITRYLRLRTELLRNRPDKPRRRPPLFPQKNVGHQEALIPPVSPALLADEIAALAPGSVLHQSGEFQVIEAKAADIPLMLREIGRLRELTFRRVGEGTGKACDLDGFDPFYHHLFLWNAEKREVAGAYRIGRTDELLAEKGPQGLYTSTLFVLKAAFFSRISPALEMGRSFVRPEYQKSYSPLLLLWKGLAQMVVREPRYRVLFGPVSITNDYKHASRRLMASYFEGNVTNPNLARLVRPKTPLRGQTWLARAARTLVEDLDDLLALIDDIEADRKGIPVLLRQYLKLGGKILAFNVDKGFADCLDGLIVVDLLQADRRQLERYMGKDGFASFTAYHQAQAATADARTSEERCA; encoded by the coding sequence ATGGAACAAAGCGAACGTCCTCACATTTTTTCCCTGACCCCGTCTTTCGGCGGAAGCTTCACGCGCCGCGCCGTCGCCCTGGCCGAACCCTTCCTGGCCAAGGCGCTGTCGCTCGCCCCCATCGAGGACATCTACCGCGCCATTCCGAACGGCCTGGACGGCGGCGCCTTCGTGGACGCCGTGCTCGACGCCATGGACGTGCGGGTGCGGGCCTCGAGCGAGGAGCTGGAGCGTATCCCCAAATCCGGGCCGGTGGTGGTGGTGGCCAACCATCCCTTCGGCGGCCTGGAAGGATTGGTGCTGGCCAAAATGCTTTTGACCGTGCGGCCCGACACCCGGATCATGGCCAATTTCCTGCTCTCCCGCATTCCGGAGCTGCGCGGGCTCTTCGTCTTCGTCGATCCCTTCGGCGGCTCCTCGGCCACGGGCAGCAACATCCGGCCCCTCAAGGAATGCCTCCGCATCCTGCGCAAGGGCGGCCTGCTCGGCATCTTTCCAGCCGGCGCGGTGGCCCACCCGCATCTGGAGAACGGCCGGCCGGCCATCAGCGACCCGGCCTGGAGCGCCACCGTGGCCCGGCTCGTGCGCAAGACCGAAGCCACGGTCGTGCCCATCCATTTCAGCGGCCGCAACAGCCGCCTGTTCCAGGTCCTGGGGCTCGTGCATCCGCTTCTGCGCACGGCCATGCTGCCCCGGGAATTCTACAACAAATGCGGCCAGGCCGTGGAAGCCCGCATCGGCACTCCCATCCGCTACGACCGTCTGGCCAAGGTTTCGTCCTGCGACGAGGAGGCCGATACCTGCATCACCCGCTACCTGCGCCTGCGCACGGAACTGTTGCGCAATCGCCCGGACAAGCCCCGCCGCCGACCGCCGCTTTTTCCCCAGAAAAACGTCGGCCACCAGGAAGCGCTGATCCCGCCCGTGAGCCCGGCCCTGCTGGCCGACGAAATCGCCGCGCTGGCCCCTGGGTCGGTTTTGCACCAAAGCGGCGAGTTCCAGGTCATCGAGGCCAAGGCCGCCGACATTCCCCTGATGCTTCGCGAGATCGGCCGCCTGCGCGAACTGACCTTCCGCCGGGTGGGCGAAGGCACGGGCAAGGCCTGCGACCTCGACGGGTTCGATCCCTTCTACCACCATCTGTTTTTGTGGAACGCCGAAAAACGCGAAGTGGCCGGGGCGTACCGCATCGGCCGCACGGACGAGCTGTTGGCGGAGAAAGGCCCGCAGGGGCTTTACACCAGCACGCTTTTCGTGCTCAAGGCCGCCTTTTTCTCGCGCATAAGCCCGGCGCTGGAGATGGGCCGGTCCTTTGTGCGGCCCGAATACCAGAAGAGCTATTCGCCGCTCCTGCTGCTCTGGAAGGGGCTGGCCCAGATGGTCGTGCGCGAGCCGCGCTACCGGGTGCTTTTCGGCCCGGTCAGCATCACCAACGACTACAAGCACGCCTCCAGGCGGCTTATGGCCAGCTATTTCGAGGGCAACGTCACCAATCCCAACCTGGCCCGGCTGGTGCGGCCCAAGACGCCGCTTCGCGGCCAGACCTGGCTGGCCCGGGCGGCCAGGACCCTGGTCGAGGACCTCGACGACCTGCTGGCGCTCATCGACGACATCGAGGCCGACCGCAAGGGCATCCCGGTGCTTTTGCGCCAGTACCTGAAGCTCGGCGGCAAGATCCTGGCCTTCAACGTGGACAAGGGCTTCGCCGACTGCCTCGACGGGCTGATCGTGGTGGACCTGCTCCAGGCCGACCGTCGCCAGCTCGAGCGCTACATGGGCAAGGACGGGTTCGCCAGCTTCACCGCCTACCACCAGGCCCAGGCGGCCACGGCCGACGCCCGGACGTCGGAGGAGCGCTGCGCCTAG
- the aroC gene encoding chorismate synthase, with product MSGNTFGTVFRLTTYGESHGPALGGVVDGCPPGVPLDAALIQRDLDRRRPGAGGLTGTARKEPDAVRLLSGVFEGATTGTPIGFVIENTNQRSRDYEEAKNLLRPGHADGTYLAKYGRRDYRGGGRSSGRETAARVAGGAMAGAFLTGCGIEVTAYTVEFGGIPATAVDIAGAADRPFCAPDPAIVPAWEARAKEAMASGDSLGGIVEITATGVPAGLGEPIFDKLDARLAYALMGVGAVKGVEIGNGFAAARLTGSANNDPIVTPPESNHAGGILGGIANGQPIVARAAIKPIPSIAVPQRTTDIAGNPATIVVGGRHDRSAIPRVVPVLRAMVQLVLADMTLLQRTVR from the coding sequence ATGAGTGGGAATACCTTTGGCACTGTTTTTCGTCTGACCACGTATGGCGAGTCCCATGGCCCGGCCCTTGGCGGCGTGGTGGACGGCTGTCCGCCCGGGGTGCCGCTCGATGCCGCCCTTATCCAGCGCGACCTGGACCGTCGCCGCCCCGGAGCCGGGGGGCTTACCGGCACGGCCCGCAAGGAGCCCGACGCCGTGCGTCTGCTCTCCGGCGTTTTCGAGGGCGCAACCACCGGCACGCCCATCGGGTTCGTGATCGAGAACACCAACCAGCGCTCCCGGGACTACGAGGAAGCCAAGAACCTGCTGCGCCCGGGCCATGCCGACGGCACCTACCTGGCCAAGTACGGCCGGCGCGATTATCGCGGCGGCGGCCGGTCCTCGGGTCGGGAGACCGCCGCCCGGGTGGCCGGCGGGGCTATGGCCGGCGCGTTCCTTACCGGCTGCGGCATCGAGGTTACGGCCTACACCGTGGAATTCGGGGGCATCCCGGCCACTGCCGTGGACATTGCCGGCGCGGCGGACAGGCCCTTTTGCGCCCCGGACCCGGCCATCGTGCCGGCCTGGGAAGCGCGGGCCAAGGAGGCCATGGCCTCGGGCGACAGCCTGGGCGGCATTGTGGAGATCACGGCCACGGGCGTTCCGGCCGGGCTTGGCGAACCGATCTTCGACAAGCTCGACGCTAGGCTCGCCTATGCGCTGATGGGCGTGGGCGCGGTCAAGGGCGTGGAGATCGGCAACGGCTTCGCCGCCGCGCGCCTGACCGGCTCCGCCAACAACGACCCCATCGTCACCCCGCCCGAATCCAACCATGCCGGCGGCATCCTGGGCGGCATCGCGAACGGCCAGCCCATTGTGGCCCGGGCGGCGATAAAGCCCATCCCGTCCATCGCCGTGCCCCAGCGCACCACGGACATTGCCGGCAATCCGGCCACGATCGTGGTGGGCGGCCGCCACGACCGCAGCGCCATACCGCGCGTGGTGCCGGTGCTGCGGGCCATGGTGCAGTTGGTGTTGGCCGACATGACGCTTTTGCAACGCACGGTGCGTTAG
- a CDS encoding oligosaccharide flippase family protein, with the protein MKRFLKQNFVILILLNSGNLFNYLFQLVVGRSMSPADFGGFNALNSTMVIFAAPLAIVPLVMARFTARFVLTDMGLVRALLSRAGLYATGLAVVAYGIGAACLPLIQSFLHIESPTPVLLMLGVMAGSFILPVPWGMLQGLQRFTGYGIAGASNALFRLLGALLFVMFLTWGINGALLSSLTGIAAAIAVNCLFLRDVFPLKASPLPKGLIKEVGTYSIGMLISSVIVMVLGNLDLVLVRHYCDAEGAGLYATAAILGRIAFYLPSVLMSVLFTEAASAKESGRNDLSSLWTSMGLTALLGGGFALFCLIASSFVVKLLFGASYTAAGPLLTVISGAMALLAVANILFVYFQARSEFGFVWFQVAGVGLFLGLVTVFHDTPMTVAWLLFSGISVMLVGSLAWLLVRVRSRKPEVMPHAG; encoded by the coding sequence GTGAAACGCTTTCTCAAGCAGAATTTCGTCATCCTCATCCTGCTCAATTCCGGCAACCTCTTCAATTACCTCTTCCAGCTCGTGGTCGGCCGGTCCATGAGCCCGGCCGATTTCGGCGGGTTCAACGCGCTCAATTCCACCATGGTCATCTTCGCCGCGCCGCTGGCCATCGTGCCGTTGGTCATGGCCCGGTTCACGGCCCGGTTCGTGCTGACGGACATGGGGCTCGTGCGGGCGCTGCTCTCCCGGGCCGGGCTTTACGCCACAGGGCTCGCCGTCGTCGCCTACGGCATCGGCGCGGCCTGCCTGCCGCTTATCCAGTCCTTTTTGCACATCGAATCCCCCACGCCCGTGCTGCTCATGCTCGGGGTCATGGCCGGATCGTTCATCCTGCCCGTGCCTTGGGGCATGCTCCAAGGGCTCCAGCGCTTCACCGGCTACGGCATCGCCGGCGCGTCCAACGCGCTTTTCCGGCTGCTCGGCGCGCTGCTTTTCGTCATGTTCCTCACCTGGGGCATCAACGGCGCGCTGCTTTCGAGCCTCACCGGCATCGCCGCCGCCATCGCGGTCAACTGCCTCTTTTTGCGCGACGTTTTCCCCTTGAAGGCCTCCCCCCTGCCCAAGGGACTCATCAAGGAAGTCGGCACCTATTCCATCGGCATGCTCATCTCGTCGGTCATCGTCATGGTGCTCGGCAACCTCGACCTGGTGCTGGTGCGCCACTACTGCGACGCCGAAGGCGCGGGACTTTACGCCACGGCCGCCATCCTCGGCCGCATCGCCTTTTACCTGCCCTCGGTGCTCATGAGCGTGCTTTTCACCGAAGCGGCGTCGGCCAAGGAGTCCGGCCGCAACGACCTGTCCTCGCTGTGGACGTCCATGGGCCTGACCGCCCTTCTCGGCGGCGGATTCGCCCTTTTCTGCCTTATCGCCTCGAGCTTCGTGGTGAAGCTCCTTTTCGGCGCGAGCTACACCGCCGCCGGGCCGCTTTTAACCGTCATCAGCGGCGCCATGGCCCTCCTCGCCGTGGCCAACATCCTGTTCGTCTATTTCCAGGCCCGCTCGGAATTCGGCTTCGTCTGGTTCCAGGTGGCCGGGGTCGGTCTTTTCCTGGGGCTGGTCACGGTCTTTCACGACACGCCCATGACCGTGGCCTGGCTCCTTTTTTCCGGCATCAGCGTCATGCTCGTCGGGTCGCTCGCGTGGCTCCTTGTGCGCGTGCGTTCCCGCAAACCCGAGGTAATGCCCCATGCAGGTTGA
- the ahbD gene encoding heme b synthase, with amino-acid sequence MQHPHANGHGHPHNAHPAGPAGMPPLRLIAWEVTRACNLACKHCRAEACLDPWPGEFDTAEAKALIDTFPETGSPIIIFTGGEPLLRPDIFDLVRHARSRDLRCVMAPNGTLVTAENAREIRDSGIARCSISIDAPNAADHDAFRGVPGAFEGALRGIEYLKSAGVEFQINTTVTKHNMGNFKEIFKLAESLGAAAWHIFLLVPTGRAVELGAEIITAKEYEEVLNWFYDFRKTTSMHLKATCAPHYYRIMRQRAKAEGVAVNPDTFGMDAMTRGCLGGTGFCFISAVGQVQPCGYLELDCGNVRKTPFPEIWRTSPQFLQFRNKDDYLGKCGVCEYHRVCGGCRARAYTMSGNYMAPEPLCDYTPAKAAEGR; translated from the coding sequence ATGCAGCATCCCCACGCCAACGGCCACGGTCATCCCCATAACGCCCATCCCGCCGGTCCCGCCGGCATGCCGCCCCTGCGACTGATCGCCTGGGAGGTCACCCGGGCCTGCAATCTGGCCTGCAAGCACTGCCGGGCCGAGGCCTGCCTCGATCCCTGGCCCGGCGAGTTCGACACCGCCGAAGCCAAGGCCCTTATCGACACCTTTCCCGAAACCGGTAGCCCCATCATCATCTTCACCGGCGGCGAGCCGCTGTTGCGCCCGGACATCTTCGACCTGGTGCGCCATGCCAGAAGCCGCGACCTGCGCTGCGTCATGGCTCCCAACGGCACCCTGGTCACGGCCGAAAACGCCCGCGAAATCCGGGATTCCGGCATCGCCCGCTGCTCGATCTCCATCGACGCGCCGAACGCCGCCGACCACGACGCCTTCCGGGGCGTGCCCGGGGCCTTCGAAGGCGCGCTTCGCGGCATCGAATATCTCAAGTCGGCCGGGGTGGAATTTCAGATCAACACCACCGTGACCAAGCACAACATGGGCAACTTCAAGGAAATCTTCAAGCTGGCCGAGTCCCTCGGGGCCGCCGCCTGGCATATTTTCCTGCTCGTGCCGACGGGCCGGGCCGTGGAGCTCGGGGCGGAGATCATCACGGCCAAGGAATATGAGGAAGTGCTCAACTGGTTCTATGATTTCCGCAAGACCACCAGCATGCACTTGAAGGCCACCTGCGCCCCGCACTATTACCGCATCATGCGCCAAAGGGCCAAGGCCGAGGGTGTGGCCGTCAATCCCGACACCTTCGGCATGGACGCCATGACGCGCGGTTGCCTTGGCGGCACGGGATTCTGCTTCATCTCGGCCGTGGGCCAGGTGCAGCCCTGCGGCTACCTGGAGCTCGACTGCGGCAATGTGCGCAAAACGCCCTTTCCGGAAATCTGGCGCACCTCGCCCCAGTTCCTCCAGTTTCGCAACAAGGACGACTACCTCGGCAAATGCGGCGTGTGCGAATACCACCGCGTCTGCGGCGGCTGCCGGGCCAGGGCCTACACCATGTCCGGCAACTACATGGCCCCGGAACCCCTGTGCGACTACACCCCGGCCAAGGCCGCCGAGGGCCGGTGA
- a CDS encoding helix-turn-helix domain-containing protein: MSENRLYSVAAIAKLLDMPESTLHYWKNRFDAVLPSVGRGRSKRFRPEAVEVFQAIGRLLGQGLSAADVRAELMRQFPVNATHEPTSGTAVSAVAAHHSAATTVAAGEAAFSGGEPAVMAMAAGIGTEIARSIMAQFQRHFPPVQPALPEETVEGLREQLGAMRDENAAMAEKMRLLEAELVRLRKDRRELENYLVDKINALRRADETS, translated from the coding sequence GTGTCGGAAAACCGCTTGTACTCCGTGGCCGCCATCGCCAAGCTGCTGGATATGCCGGAATCCACGCTCCACTATTGGAAGAACCGCTTCGACGCGGTGTTGCCAAGCGTGGGGCGCGGGCGCAGCAAGCGGTTTCGGCCCGAGGCGGTGGAAGTGTTCCAGGCCATCGGCCGGTTGCTCGGCCAGGGACTCTCGGCGGCGGACGTGCGGGCCGAGCTGATGCGGCAATTTCCGGTCAACGCGACCCACGAACCGACCTCCGGGACGGCGGTTTCCGCTGTCGCCGCGCACCATTCGGCGGCAACGACCGTCGCCGCGGGCGAAGCGGCCTTTTCCGGCGGCGAGCCGGCCGTCATGGCCATGGCCGCCGGTATAGGCACGGAAATCGCCCGGTCGATCATGGCCCAGTTCCAGCGGCATTTTCCGCCGGTCCAGCCGGCCCTGCCCGAAGAGACGGTGGAGGGGCTGCGGGAGCAGCTCGGGGCGATGCGCGACGAGAACGCCGCCATGGCCGAGAAGATGCGCCTGTTGGAGGCCGAACTGGTGCGCCTGCGCAAGGACCGGCGCGAACTGGAAAATTACCTCGTGGACAAGATAAACGCCTTGCGCCGCGCCGACGAGACGTCGTGA
- a CDS encoding glycosyltransferase family 2 protein → MDTVDVSLVTYTYNDGRFVDGLLAALASWTLLPREVVVVDDGSATPYAPPPCPVPVTLLRHETNRGIPATKHEGISAGSSTSLLAMDCDTRVVPTWLETCLPLAGREDIGLVSGPVAYLSGDDLVSRYQRAFGDNHNLEKDGVTDFAPGNVFLLRRAVWEACGGMAGFGGEVCEDHFLCGRIKALGLSLWVDRRARARQTRRITRLAMSQRYWKWCREPVVRRALTCEDLPGYILAVLGLPHAERVETCITLEEPMFLYLEALYVSYTVLDVLDAAIAAGKADAALKAAWWAGLAALFAGYGTLWAVLRADLTRLGQPPRPGFPAGADNPFAPSLAALDALKTSSVFAWMAKQGVPAMLAEERAGTFDFSFYDATAGGGR, encoded by the coding sequence ATGGATACGGTCGATGTGAGCCTTGTGACCTACACCTACAACGACGGCCGCTTCGTGGACGGGCTTTTGGCCGCCCTTGCCTCCTGGACCCTGCTTCCCCGGGAAGTGGTGGTGGTCGACGACGGCTCGGCCACGCCCTACGCGCCGCCCCCCTGCCCGGTGCCGGTGACCCTGCTGCGCCACGAGACGAACCGGGGCATCCCGGCCACCAAGCACGAAGGCATTTCCGCCGGATCCTCCACCTCCCTTTTGGCCATGGACTGCGACACCCGCGTGGTGCCCACCTGGCTCGAAACCTGCCTGCCCCTGGCCGGACGGGAGGATATCGGCCTCGTATCGGGGCCCGTGGCCTATCTTTCGGGCGACGACCTGGTCTCGCGCTACCAGCGCGCCTTCGGCGACAACCACAATCTGGAAAAGGACGGGGTCACGGACTTCGCGCCGGGAAACGTCTTCCTCCTGCGCCGGGCGGTCTGGGAGGCCTGCGGCGGCATGGCCGGTTTCGGCGGCGAGGTCTGCGAGGACCATTTCCTGTGCGGCCGCATCAAGGCCCTGGGGCTTTCGCTGTGGGTGGACCGGCGCGCCCGGGCAAGGCAGACGCGGCGCATCACCCGCCTGGCCATGTCCCAGCGCTACTGGAAATGGTGCCGCGAACCGGTGGTGCGCCGCGCCCTTACCTGCGAGGACCTTCCCGGCTACATCCTGGCCGTTTTGGGCCTGCCCCACGCCGAGCGCGTGGAAACGTGCATCACCCTGGAAGAACCAATGTTTCTGTACCTGGAGGCGCTGTACGTAAGCTACACCGTCCTCGACGTGCTGGACGCCGCCATCGCCGCCGGCAAGGCCGATGCCGCGCTCAAGGCGGCCTGGTGGGCCGGGCTTGCGGCCCTTTTCGCCGGGTACGGGACACTCTGGGCGGTGCTGCGGGCCGACCTGACAAGGCTTGGCCAGCCGCCCCGGCCCGGTTTCCCGGCCGGCGCGGACAATCCCTTCGCCCCGTCCCTGGCCGCCCTGGACGCGCTCAAAACGAGTTCGGTCTTCGCCTGGATGGCCAAGCAGGGCGTGCCAGCCATGCTGGCCGAGGAA